The Canis aureus isolate CA01 chromosome 22, VMU_Caureus_v.1.0, whole genome shotgun sequence genome has a window encoding:
- the MOBP gene encoding myelin-associated oligodendrocyte basic protein isoform X2, translating to MSQKTTKEGPRLSKNQKFSEHFSIHCCPPFTFLNSKREIVDRKYSICKSGCFYQKKEEDWICCACQKTSTSRRATSPQRPKHQPAAPPAVVRAPAKPRSPPAKPRSPPRFERQPRPRPEVRPPPAKQRPPQKSKQPPRSSPQRGPGTSRGGSPIKASRFW from the exons ATGAGTCAAAAAACGACTAAGGAGGGTCCCAGACTCTCCAAGAACCAGAAGTTTTCAGAGCACTTCAGCATACATTGCTGCCCGCCATTCACCTTCCTCAACTCCAAACGTGAGATCGTGGATCGGAAATACAGCATCTGTAAAAGTGGCTGCTTCtaccagaagaaagaagaggactGGATCTGCTGTGCCTGCCAGAAGACCAG CACCAGCCGCCGTGCAACGTCCCCTCAGAGGCCCAAGCACCAGCCAGCTGCACCCCCCGCCGTGGTCAGAGCACCGGCCAAGCCACGGTCCCCTCCGGCCAAGCCACGGTCCCCTCCGAGGTTCGAGCGTCAACCACGCCCCCGCCCAGAGGTCCGACCACCACCAGCCAAGCAGCGCCCCCCTCAGAAGTCCAAGCAGCCGCCGCGCAGCAGCCCCCAGAGAGGGCCAGGCACCAGCCGTGGGGGGTCCCCCATCAAAGCTTCTAGGTTCTGGTAA
- the MOBP gene encoding myelin-associated oligodendrocyte basic protein isoform X3: MSQKTTKEGPRLSKNQKFSEHFSIHCCPPFTFLNSKREIVDRKYSICKSGCFYQKKEEDWICCACQKTSTSRRATSPQRPKHQPAAPPAVVRAPAKPRSPPAKPRSPPRFERQPRPRPEVRPPPAKQRPPQKSKQPPRSSPQRGPGTSRGGSPIKASRF, encoded by the exons ATGAGTCAAAAAACGACTAAGGAGGGTCCCAGACTCTCCAAGAACCAGAAGTTTTCAGAGCACTTCAGCATACATTGCTGCCCGCCATTCACCTTCCTCAACTCCAAACGTGAGATCGTGGATCGGAAATACAGCATCTGTAAAAGTGGCTGCTTCtaccagaagaaagaagaggactGGATCTGCTGTGCCTGCCAGAAGACCAG CACCAGCCGCCGTGCAACGTCCCCTCAGAGGCCCAAGCACCAGCCAGCTGCACCCCCCGCCGTGGTCAGAGCACCGGCCAAGCCACGGTCCCCTCCGGCCAAGCCACGGTCCCCTCCGAGGTTCGAGCGTCAACCACGCCCCCGCCCAGAGGTCCGACCACCACCAGCCAAGCAGCGCCCCCCTCAGAAGTCCAAGCAGCCGCCGCGCAGCAGCCCCCAGAGAGGGCCAGGCACCAGCCGTGGGGGGTCCCCCATCAAAGCTTCTAGGTTCTG A
- the MOBP gene encoding myelin-associated oligodendrocyte basic protein isoform X1 produces the protein MSQKTTKEGPRLSKNQKFSEHFSIHCCPPFTFLNSKREIVDRKYSICKSGCFYQKKEEDWICCACQKTSTSRRATSPQRPKHQPAAPPAVVRAPAKPRSPPAKPRSPPRFERQPRPRPEVRPPPAKQRPPQKSKQPPRSSPQRGPGTSRGGSPIKASRLKRRTKTTPRKK, from the exons ATGAGTCAAAAAACGACTAAGGAGGGTCCCAGACTCTCCAAGAACCAGAAGTTTTCAGAGCACTTCAGCATACATTGCTGCCCGCCATTCACCTTCCTCAACTCCAAACGTGAGATCGTGGATCGGAAATACAGCATCTGTAAAAGTGGCTGCTTCtaccagaagaaagaagaggactGGATCTGCTGTGCCTGCCAGAAGACCAG CACCAGCCGCCGTGCAACGTCCCCTCAGAGGCCCAAGCACCAGCCAGCTGCACCCCCCGCCGTGGTCAGAGCACCGGCCAAGCCACGGTCCCCTCCGGCCAAGCCACGGTCCCCTCCGAGGTTCGAGCGTCAACCACGCCCCCGCCCAGAGGTCCGACCACCACCAGCCAAGCAGCGCCCCCCTCAGAAGTCCAAGCAGCCGCCGCGCAGCAGCCCCCAGAGAGGGCCAGGCACCAGCCGTGGGGGGTCCCCCATCAAAGCTTCTAG ATTGAAAAGGAGGACCAAGACTACCCCACGGAAAAAGTGA